A portion of the Psilocybe cubensis strain MGC-MH-2018 chromosome 10, whole genome shotgun sequence genome contains these proteins:
- a CDS encoding Proteinase K, whose product MSSTVNSETQTYIVVLKDGISTQTFLASLHAHSESFKTFSADAVHTYEDVLNGFCGTFNQNQAEAFEAHPDVKYIEKDAVGEIFAQQNNAPWGLGRLSRISPFPISTKPLPNKFFYFYDYPAGKGVDIYIVDTGIDTSHPSFEKRALWGKTFAGTPNKDLNGHGTHVAGTAISKLYGVAKTATAIAVKIGDDGIRALDWIISSVRNTKRPSVVNLSIGAAQSRAIDDSVEKLFRAKIPVVAAAGNSNKDAKTISPARSPFAITVGASNIQDKRYTLSNYGSVVNVFAPGSTTYIWPPRVFDFTGIKYTFKLLGQKTVEGEADDNSTCTEDAPDNTKHDVIGEA is encoded by the exons ATGTCGAGTACTGTCAATTCGGAGACACAAACATACATCGTCGTACTGAAGGACGGTATATCTacacaaacctttctcgCCTCGCTGCACGCCCATTCTGAATCATTCAAGACTTTCTCTGCGGACGCCGTGCACACGTACGAGGATGTCCTGAACGGGTTTTGCG GAACGTTCAATCAAAACCAAGCCGAAGCATTTGAAGCACACCCTGATGTCAAGTACATCGAAAAGGATGCCGTGGGTGAGATCTTCGCCCAACA AAATAATGCCCCTTGGGGCTTGGGGCGGCTCAGCCGTATTTCTCCATTTCCGATATCAACAAAACCTTTACCCAACAAATTTTTCTACTTTTACGATTATCCGGCAGGTAAAGGGGTGGACATATACATTGTTG ATACAG GGATTGACACAAGTCAT CCATCCTTCGAGAAACGTGCTTTGTGGGGGAAAACATTTGCAGGAACT CCCAACAAGGATCTCAATGG TCATGGAACCCATGTCGCAGGGACAGCAATTTCTAAGCTGTA CGGTGTTGCGAAGACGGCAACAGCGATTGCTGTGAAGATCGGAGACGATGG CATACGTGCATTAGATTGGATTATTTCAAGCGTTAGAAACACAAAGAGACCGAGTGTTGTCAATTTGAGCATCGGTGCGGCACAGTCCCGAGCCATCGACGACTCAGTAGAAaag CTTTTCAGGGCCAAAATACCTGTCGTAGCAGCCGCTGGAAACTCGAACAAGGACGCAAAAACCATCAGCCCCGCACGCTCGCCGTTCGCAATCACCGTAGGTGCATCTAACATTCAAGATAAGAGATATACCTTGTCGAATTATGGGAGTGTTGTCAATGTATTTGCTCCTG GCAGCACCACATATATCTGGCCTCCTCGCGTGTTTGATTTCACCGGAATCAAATATACCTTTAAACTTTTGGGC CAAAAAACGGTAGAAGGAGAAGCAGACGACAATTCAACATGTACCGAAGACGCACCCGACAACACCAAACATGATGTGATTGGAGAAGCTTAA
- a CDS encoding Cytochrome P450 monooxygenase verL — MLFVGSILITVSLLLLGAYFLSPIALRRLVRDKDGNTIPPGPPTRYAYLRKYSERALDSWAKQYGDLFSIWMGNQLFVVISDPQVAKDLLVTNGAIFSSRKRYFLKSQVILRGRAITGSPYGEKWRQHRRLASQALSPKSMEDHADIMDYEAHMLIKALYEQSERGTTPLSPAQASVRYALNNMLMLSFGMRTTSIEDPLIAKAMKLNMEFMELSGPWANAIDFFTILQYIPTSKKKRGHQLYADIIDTYGSMILQFKDKMLAGEDVPDCLIKTLLENQETEKLDWEDICMLSAVFTLGGVHSVSVMIQWFIATMISHPDICVKAQQELDRVIGRDRWPTIEDEFNLPYVRAIIKELERVHAPFWNATPHFTTEDFAYKGNYIPKDTVVILNCYTIHHNETRYPDPFSFNPERYLNDGLSSNESSKLSDPMARDHWTFGAGRRICPGIQTAERELWLVCSRLLWSFNFNSIQNEPISLDEYEGFSGRTPKAFRVELTPRFEGVANILDSAEDVPVYL, encoded by the exons ATGTTGTTCGTTGGATCTATT CTCATCACCGTATCTCTTTTACTTCTCGGCGCTTATTTTCTAAGCCCCATCGCCCTTCGTCGTCTTGTAAGGGACAAAGATGGCAATACCATCCCTCCCGGACCCCCAACACGATACGCCTACCTACGCAAATACTCCGAGCGCGCACTGGACAGCTGGGCAAAGCAATACGGAGACCTCTTCTCTATTTGGATGGGCAATCAACTATTTGTAGTCATCTCCGACCCGCAAGTCGCCAAAGATCTGCTCGTCACCAACGGAGCGATATTTTCCAGCCGGAAGCGATACTTCTTGAAAAGTCAAGTTATTCTAAGAGGTCGTGCTATTACGGGCTCTCCGTATGGGGAGAAGTGGAGGCAGCATCGGCGGCTTGCTTCTCAGGCCCTGAGTCCGAAGTCCATGGAGGACCATGCAGATATCATGGACTACGAGGCTCATATGCTAATAAAGGCTCTATATGAGCAAAGCGAGCGAGGAACAACCCCATTAAGCCCCGCACAAGCTTCTGTAAGATACGCACTGAA CAACATGCTGATGCTTTCCTTTGGGATGCGAACTACGTCAATTGAAGATCCTTTGATCGCAAAAGCGATGAAATTGAACATGGAATTCATGGAACTTAGTG GACCGTGGGCAAATGCAATCGACTTCTTTACAATTCTTCAGTATATCCCAACttcgaaaaagaaaaggggacATCAGCTATACGCCGACATCATTGACACCTACGGCTCAATGATTCTCCAGTTCAAGGACAAGATGCTCGCCGGCGAGGATGTTCCCGATTGCTTGATCAAAACTCTTCTGGAAAATCAAGAGACGGAGAAGCTTGACTGGGAAGACATCTGCATGCTATCAGCTGTCTTCACACTGGGAGGAGTACATTCG GTATCTGTAATGATCCAATGGTTCATTGCAACTATGATTTCTCATCCTGATATCTGTGTAAAAGCTCAACAAGAGCTGGACAGAGTCATTGGACGTGATCGCTGGCCCACCATCGAGGACGAGTTCAACCTCCCATACGTTCGAGCTATAATCAAAGAG TTGGAACGCGTACACGCACCATTCTGGAATGCAACCCCCCATTTCACAACCGAAGATTTCGCTTATAAGGGGAACTATATACCCAAAGACACCGTCGTGATACTCAACTGCTATACCATTCATCACAACGAGACAAGATACCCTGATCC CTTTTCGTTCAATCCCGAGCGATATCTCAATGACGGTCTCAGTAGCAACGAATCCTCAAAACTCTCCGATCCCATGGCTCGTGATCATTGGACATTCGGCGCTGG aaGAAGAATATGCCCCGGGATTCAAACGGCGGAACGCGAGCTATGGTTGGTTTGCTCGCGATTACTCTGGTCATTCAACTTCAATTCCATTCAAAACGAACCAATCAGTCTGGATGAATATGAAGGATTCTCTGGTCGTACTCCAAAGGCATTCAGAGTGGAGCTGACTCCTCGCTTTGAAGGCGTTGCAAACATTTTAGACAGTGCCGAAGACGTTCCTGTATACCTCTGA